One stretch of Amblyraja radiata isolate CabotCenter1 chromosome 9, sAmbRad1.1.pri, whole genome shotgun sequence DNA includes these proteins:
- the dnaaf2 gene encoding protein kintoun, with protein MAASGLEELQLSRDEVERFSRALRDEKFRQLLGEYAEEISKPENKKKYEEEIRQLERERGVEVKFVHPSPGHVLKSSAGGDKKCFVNVCSNELINKPSCQAARATGGGGGGSPGQHWALPYSLTPAREDVGPGGRKHLIYDVVFHPDTLYMADRNKRFRKMVDGVALDAVEKQLDAKLDMKNVKTLKMKYKGLPHAAVIRTPLPGGANEIPEQEGEEEEGDGPFKFPYPYDLPKSEDASRSEAKENSTTERSNAAGKDTNKKTPESKFTQPKYSIVYRSTFDMQDYRHARDAVPSTRPKQLVVTIHLPLLNSAESACLDVTEKLLCLESQKPAYKLDLALPYPVDENQGSAKFNKSKRQLVVTLPVIPAKPELEVENNHNGDFEPARKDSDSMENEQSLLNPALNQVEDCIQKNTENDTARINSEDGCEDSNWDPSQNKEHLEVSHIAASEASGIKVTPSISCPNDVIVDPQIVSEVDSDGHQNLPEEAAVSSRDNICMPLENRSSSTEDGQTNEHSQVNSSANAKCGSEGSLKENEPVCPDFHYHQDESTVTFILLVRNIKENSLTSVLQTHDYHISFGTTDSDSLYSLIIQFPSDYQLNTEESVLNVLEDNAVVVLIKSLESGGLWQSFCAGHTYNSLQNKLFVTSENADQFLSTSLKDSVPNDAAEECSAELSVSEVHESGLVISCKFQQQEKDEINSDARDLNHSAPCSTPSNTQQHGEEIHFTESIASDRETEKETSLADDGVECVPSQRDELATLSGNCDHFAQLHGSSEGSVIIPTTQMDELSLSSCTNEKKLSVCAKVEAGNDELLDEDDLISEQMDSNDSKFVKQMPPLQVLEEVNPADKSMKIIYDHTTHSAFTFQNPELFQLD; from the exons ATGGCGGCCTCTGGTCTAGAGGAGCTGCAGCTGAGCCGCGACGAGGTGGAGCGCTTCTCCCGGGCGCTGAGGGACGAGAAGTTCAGGCAGCTGCTGGGCGAGTACGCGGAGGAGATCTCCAAGCCGGAAAACAAGAAGAAGTACGAGGAGGAGATCAGGCAGctggagagggagcggggggtggAGGTGAAGTTCGTGCACCCGTCGCCGGGCCACGTCCTGAAGAGCAGCGCCGGCGGCGACAAGAAATGCTTCGTCAACGTGTGCAGCAACGAGCTGATCAACAAACCCTCCTGCCAGGCGGCCAGGGCcacgggcggcggcggcggcgggtctCCGGGACAGCACTGGGCGCTGCCCTACAGCCTCACACCCGCCAGGGAGGACGTGGGCCCCGGCGGCAGGAAGCACCTGATCTACGACGTGGTCTTCCACCCCGACACCCTGTACATGGCCGACAGGAACAAGCGGTTCCGGAAGATGGTGGACGGCGTGGCCCTGGACGcggtggagaagcagctggatgcgaAACTTGACATGAAAAACGTCAAGACTTTGAAAATGAAGTACAAGGGGCTGCCCCACGCGGCTGTGATCCGCACACCTCTCCCCGGCGGCGCCAATGAGATTCCTGAacaagaaggagaagaagaagaaggagacggACCTTTCAAGTTTCCTTACCCCTACGATCTTCCCAAATCGGAAGATGCTTCGCGAAGTGAAGCGAAGGAGAACAGTACAACGGAGAGATCAAACGCGGCTGGAAAAGACACGAATAAGAAAACACCAGAGAGCAAATTTACCCAACCGAAATACTCCATTGTTTACCGATCAACTTTCGACATGCAGGATTATCGACATGCCCGTGACGCTGTCCCCAGCACCAGACCCAAACAACTGGTGGTTACTATCCACCTTCCTCTGCTTAACTCGGCCGAGAGTGCTTGTTTGGATGTGACCGAGAAATTGCTATGTCTGGAGTCGCAGAAACCTGCTTACAAGCTTGACTTGGCCCTGCCGTATCCGGTAGATGAAAATCAGGGGTCGGCTAAATTTAACAAATCCAAGAGACAGCTTGTGGTTACATTGCCTGTTATTCCTGCAAAGCCAGAGCTAGAAGTGGAAAATAATCATAATGGTGATTTTGAGCCAGCAAGGAAGGACAGCGATTCCATGGAGAATGAACAGTCACTGCTGAACCCAGCATTAAATCAGGTAGAAGATTGCATTCAGAAAAATACAGAAAATGATACAGCTCGTATAAATTCCGAAGATGGGTGTGAAGATTCCAATTGGGACCCATCTCAAAACAAGGAGCACCTTGAAGTGAGTCACATTGCAGCATCTGAAGCATCAGGTATTAAAGTAACTCCATCGATTTCATGTCCAAATGATGTGATTGTTGACCCCCAAATTGTTTCCGAGGTGGATTCTGATGGACATCAGAACCTCCCTGAAGAGGCTGCAGTATCTTCTCGTGATAACATTTGCATGCCTTTGGAAAACCGAAGCAGTAGTACTGAGGATGGACAAACAAATGAGCATTCACAAGTAAATTCATCTGCAAATGCTAAATGCGGCTCAGAAGGCTCTTTGAAGGAAAATGAACCAGTGTGTCCTGATTTCCATTACCATCAGGATGAAAGCACTGTAACGTTTATACTGCTAGTGAGAAATATCAAAGAAAATAGTTTGACATCTGTACTTCAAACCCACGATTATCACATCAGCTTTGGGACCACAGACTCCGATTCCTTATATTCTTTGATTATTCAGTTTCCTTCTGATTATCAGCTGAACACCGAGGAAAGTGTACTAAACGTGTTGGAAGACAATGCAGTGGTGGTGTTAATAAAGTCACTTGAGAGTGGAGGCTTGTGGCAGAGCTTTTGTGCCGGACATACATACAACTCATTGCAG AACAAGTTGTTTGTGACTTCTGAAAATGCTGATCAATTCCTGAGCACTTCTTTGAAGGATTCAGTCCCCAACGATGCAGCTGAAGAATGTTCGGCAGAGTTGAGTGTGTCAGAAGTCCATGAAAGTGGTCTTGTTATTTCCTGTAAG TTTCAGCAACAGGAAAAGGATGAAATCAACTCTGATGCACGTGATCTGAATCACAGCGCACCTTGCAGTACTCCATCAAATACTCAGCAACATGGAGAAGAAATCCACTTCACTGAATCTATTGCAAGTGATAGAGAAACAGAAAAGGAGACATCTTTGGCAGACGATGGTGTGGAATGTGTACCTAGTCAAAGAGATGAATTGGCTACTCTATCAGGGAATTGTGATCATTTTGCCCAGCTCCACGGTTCATCAGAAGGAAGTGTAATAATCCCAACGACTCAGATGGATGAGTTGTCTCTCAGCAGCTGCACGAATGAGAAGAAGCTGTCTGTGTGTGCAAAGGTGGAGGCTGGTAATGATGAACTTCTTGATGAAGATGACCTTATATCTGAGCAAATGGACAGCAACGATTCAAAGTTTGTTAAACAGATGCCTCCGCTCCAGGTTCTGGAGGAAGTTAATCCTGCTGATAAAAGTATGAAGATTATATATGACCATACAACACATTCTGCATTCACCTTTCAAAATCCTGAACTTTTTCAATTAGATTAA